The stretch of DNA ACAAACATGATAAACCCCCGGTGACAAGTCGAAGATAGTTAGGTAGCCATCTTTGCTGAAAATGATCGTGTTTAGCCTGACTTCCGCTCGTCAAAGTCTCGGCGTGTCACTGAAACTGATGAGGCCTTCACTTCGCCTTAGGATCAGGGGACATTTCTGCCCAGAGAGTCACGTTAGAGAGGCAACACGACCGTACAGCTCTCATACACACAATCCCAAGGTATGCCATTTGTTAATGACAGGTGTACGTGTGGCTGCAGTCACTCAGCTGTAAATGTGCTgggagagtcacacacacacctcaggattgtgtgtgtgtgtgtttcaggtacCAAAGGCTGCAACATGGGAACCAGTCCTGGAGGACCAGCTTCCCCCGGTAATATTGTGATGAATGTTCACCTAATAACTCCATGTGGTGTTCAGTCATGGATTTCATGTGTTTCTCCACTTTTTATTAcaaggcttttcttttttttttttttttttttacttaaaattAAATCTAATGGGATgcttacactatattaccaaaagtattcgctcacctgcctttactcatactatgaactgaagtgccatcccattcctaacccatagagttcaatatgatgtcggtccaccttttgcagctattacagcttcaactcttctgggaagactgtccacaaggttgaggagagtgtttataggaatttttgaccattcttccaaaagcgcattggtgaggtcacacactgatgttggtcgagaaggcctggctctcagtctccgctctaattcatcccaaaggtgttctatcgggttcaggtcaggactctgtgcaggccagtcaagttcatccacaccagactctgtcatccatgtctttatggaccttgctttgtgcactggtgcacagtcatgttggaagaggaaggggcccgctccaaactgttcccacaaggttgggagcatggaattgtccaaaatgttttggtatcctgaagcattcaaagttcctttcactggaactaaggggccaagcccagctcctgaaaaacaaccccacaccataattcctcctccaccaaatttcacagtcggcacaatgcagtctgaaatgtaccgttctcctggcaacctccaaacccagactcgtccatcagattgccagatggaaaagcgtgattcatcactccagagaacgcgtctccactgctctagaggccagtggcggcgtgctttacaccattgcatccgacgctttgcattgcacttggtgatgtgtggcttggctgcagctgctcggccatggaaacccattccatgaagctctctgcgtactgtacttgggctaatctgaagatcacatgaagtttgtagctctgtagcaattgactgtgcagaaagtcggcgacctcttttgcactatgcgcttcagcatccgctgacccctctccgtcactttacgtggcctaccacttcgtggctgagttgctgttgttcccaaacgcttccattttgttataatagagctgacagttgactgtggaatatttaggagcgaggaaatttcacgactggatttgttgcacaggtggcatcctatgacagttccacgctggaattcactgagctcctgagagcggcccattctttcacaaatgtcttgtttcacagtctgcatgcctgagtgcttgattttatacacctgtggccaggccaagtgattaggacacctgattctgatcatttgaatgggtgagcgaatacttttggtaatatagtgtacattcAGACTGAAATTGGTGTGATGACTTTATTAAATGCCCAGTTGACCTTTAACTTTTTGATTTCATAGCCTGCCAAAATCCCTGCTGACCTGGTGGACAAGCTGGAGAGACTGGCCTTGGTGGATTTCCGCACCAAGCAGGGCCTGGTCTGTTTGGAGAGAGCGATACGATTTGCAGACCAGCTTCATGTAGTGGACACTGATGGAGTAGAGCCAATGGATTCAGTTCTGGAGGACAGGTACACTGAATTtacagagtgagtgtgtgtgtgtgtgtgtgtgtgtgtgtgtgtgtgtgtgtgtgtgtgtgtgtgtgtgtgtgtgtgtgtgtgtgtgttttgtgtgtgggtcacgcttgttgtgtttgttattgttagAAGTGGCAGATCAGGGAGCACATACTCACAAACACTCTTTGTatgtctttgttctttgttcttgaCTGTGCTGAGTGAGTTGTTTAGGGcgtgtttttggttttggtctGTGCTCTCACAATGTTTTCCTGAAAAAGGCCTTGCAAACCAATAATTAAATCAACAAAACTACAATATTTAACAAACCAAGCACTACCTGTCAAACTGTAAAATCCATAACTACAGACAAAATGCTCTGTTCGCGACACCTCTTTCAGGAGAACGCACTGAGATCCGCAGGAGTATACACTAATCTTCTTGTTTTGGAAAAGCAGCattatcttagtttttcaaagtCATGTCAGGTTCCACAGTAACAAACCTGACCTTTGATTTCATAAGTCTCCAGGTGGAGAAAATGTAAATCATCCATAATTTCTCTGTCATTACCTAATTAGGTCTTATTTGTCCAGCAGATGGCCTTACAGAGTGTGACTGAAAGCCCTCCAAATCCAGATTTTGATAATgtaatattaattttaaaaaattttggACAGAAACTTTTTAATCTCCAGGGAACCAAGCATAACAGTTTATTTGAAATCTGACactgcacacaaaaataaaaatgcgcCCAAATCAGTGTTGCTGTTCATCATTGACATACCACTGTGAtcacttttttaaaagaaaaaatccactTTGGATGTAGCATGCAGAAagcaatttttatgtttttttcttagtttgttttcataaaaaacacaagggGGTGCTCTCTAACAAACTGGCATTTAAAGGATTAACATTCTGaacatgaatgaatatttggAAGTTTTGATCAGAATTGAAGTTATTTGAAAGAATTCACCAGAAAAAAGCCCTCAGCATTATCCAATCTGacaatgttttgaaaaagcaCTAAATCAGCAAGATCACTTTGATCCAGGATTAGAAAAGAGTGGGATCTGGTAATCCAGACCTTTCTGATCgagattaaaaaatatttcaaaaaccaGATCCAGGTCAGGTTTAGTTTATCACCGTGTAGTTGCACATTTAAACTCTGTAGTCAGTTCTGGCATTATTTATGATGTATGGATCTATTGTTTTGATGTGATTCACAGTTGTCAGTTGATTTCTGAATTGAAGATAATATAGAATTTAAGTTatgtacattttcttttaattgtaGAAATGAAACCACTCGACTGCACTTCACTCtgactgaaatgtcaaaaagagaataaaatggATCCTGGTGATTTGTCATTTCTTGAAGCCAGTGACATCCTGTAAACCAGGAACTGTCTAAACAGCTGTGATAGTTTCGTCATGTTGCAGTCATTTTACACCAATATGTCCCACTGCTGCAAAACGCCTAGTGATCATTCACTGTCGTTCTGTGGTTAAAGCACAGAGCAATCACATTTACAAAGTTATGATGTAATAATACAGATTTAAAgtggctgtgttttcatttgtgccAATTCAGAGTACTGTACTTGCGGGACGATGCTGTGGTAGAAGGGGACTGTGCAGAGGAACTGCTCCAGCTCCCCAAAAGCACAGTGGAGGAGTACTTTGTGGCTCCACCAGGTGAGAAAACCACCTCAAAGCCTGCGGTTTTCAACGTCAGGAGTCGGCTGCACCTTTGTTCTCTGTTTACTAGCTACAAGTACCTGAGTAATTTTATGAAGGaattttaacttttgttttctcCCACTGCAGGAAACATTCCACTTccaaagagggaggagaggactgCCATGTTGAAACACTCAGAGCTCTGACCTTTAACTTCCTGAATTTGCTCTtgatatgtatttatatatttattatgagGTTAAATGGGGTGAGGCGATAGGTCTTCAGAGAGACATGTTCCAGTGATTTGCCTGTAAAACAGACTGTGGCCTCCTCACCATGTTTGTCAATGTCAGGTGTGAGTCCAGCTGTTAAAGTTCATGTTCACTAGACATCAAGTCCAACTGTAATTCACGATTGTTGAATAAAAAATTCTTTGCTGTCTTTTGTTAGGATCAGCAATACAGTTTACTAATGCATGTGGAGAGAAGTACAGTTAAAATGTGACACACTGGGTTTTATATTAAttaaaggacagaggagagaagggagggaagcCTCAGATAATGTTGCTAAGAAACGGGGCAGCCTCTGGTTTGGATCAAGGTCAGGAGGAGCACAGTTTCATCAGTAGTAAACAACAGTGAAAACTTTCAGGTCACTAAGGCATAGAAAGTTACTTGACTCTTAGTAGGCCTGTTGTGAGGGATACTATAATATTGAACATGGCAAAATAACTACATGTCCTCCACAatcacaatactttttttttttttttttttttaaagagttctTGTAAAATGATACTCAAGACTCAAGacattttttctgctggtaaaggcaaaacaaagtaaaatgcTGCTGGTCAAGTGCCCACCAAAATGTATAATAATAGGATAAGGTGGTCTTCCTGAAGACCCTGATCCCCAGCAGTGGCTGATGCTTAGaaatgctttgcttttatatttgaTTACATTCCAGCTGAGTTTCTTTTGATAAGTTTTGATAACTCATCATCACAAGTAGTGCAACCCGTGACACAAGAATGACGTAACGTTTAGAGTCCAATGGCgcattttaatttagttttcatGAAGCTTAATATGTAATATGGTATAGTATAAATGTGGTATTATTAAGCCGGCGGTCTATCACCATGACTGAGCACACAAAGTTacttttgacagcattttgttCACTTTTAGGAAATCCTGCATCCCGGTGCATTACATTGAAGTGTACCTGGACAGTCCTGATGTTAGACTGTGCGCTCTTTGGTGTTCCTTGTAAATCTAATAAGAGGGATATGTGGCTCACCTCAAAATGACAGCCTTCATCGTCCTATTATTTTTCCCGATGGTCCATCTTACATCACTTTTAAAAAGGGGAAGGCCACACATTAGCTATAACCAAAACTTTCCTGCAGCTTTGTGCGCAGTCATGTTTGGAGAATGGAAACCGAAAGTGTGATAATGTGGAGAAACGAATCTTACACGGAGTGGGCGGGGTGGCACGCTCAGCTGTATAAAATACCAGCGAGAAACCAGAGGACGGCACAAGTGTGAGCATCTCTTGCTGCCTCCAGTCGGACCAAGTTCAACAGAGGAAACCATTGTTTTGACGATTTCAAGAACAGACGGCAAGgtatgaagagttcagttttgATAGGAAAGCTGACGCTGTGGTAACTTTTTGATCGCTCCGGAGAGTTTGTTTATATCAGGCTTAGTAAAAATCGGATTACTGTGTTTATAGCAGGCTTAGTAAAAATCGGAATAACCTGAGAAGTTATACTAAACACTGTTCCAGGAATTAACCTAAAGCATGGATCTAATCATCACTATGCTGAACGGGGAGTCCCAGCCCGTGAGTGTGCAGCCGGACACCACCGTGCAGTCTCTCAAAGTCCTCATCCACCAGCTGCTCCGAGTGCCTCCGGGGGAGCAGAGGCTGCTCTATGAAAATGGCCAGAAGATCAGCCTCAGTGATGACTCCAAGACTCTCACCTCGTACGGCCTGCGAGCCGGATCCAAAGTGTGGGTGCTGAGAACTGAGGCATCCGTGTTCCAGGTGTTCCTCAAAAACGAGAAAGGCCAGATCAGCACACACAACATCACAGCGGCGGAGACGGTGGACGACTTCAAGAAAAAGGTGAAGGCCAGGGAGGGGGTGCCTGTGGACCAGCAGAGGCTGATCTACGAGGGCCGGCAGATGGACAACGGCAAGCTGACGGACTACAACGTCCGAGAGGGAAGCACCATCTACCTGACGCTGCGTCtcagaggaggctgaggaggttACCTGGATGACGTCACGAGacattattcatttatctattaacataatgcaaaataagatattaatttatttttattatggctttttttttttttttttagaatgcaATGCATGGCTTGGGGTTTTTACAAAGTGAGAGTTTGTAATTCTTTtagtcttgaaaaaaaaaattgttttggcAATCGACAATATGTTATGATATtgttacacaaataaaaactaacaactgtttatttcacattttctgagcCTCTTTTTTTGACCTGAGAAACAAATGTGTCCCTGAAGAGCTCTGCAGGACGTGTGGCAAGGGCAGtacaaatattaaacaaaagGCACACTTTGAATGGTCACATATTAAAAATAGACTTTTAGTACAATTGTAGGTTGATGGTTACATTATACAAGACTTTGGCTTTGCGCTAAAGAAAAATAACCATTACATCATGTTAGAAATGTATACACTTTAAGTTATTACAAATAGTCATGtgtccaaaatgtcaaaagcaACAGTGAGAATTACACATTAGAGTAATTCATACTTAATTGTACTGGTTTGGCTTATTCCATTTTTAGTGGTTAAACAGAATAATTATTTGATGTGAGTTGTGGTCGGTTATGTCAGCTAAATTCTCTGGCATCCCCAGTCACTGTGGAGGAGTCATTTCCTCTGAATTCGTTATCAGGGAGAAATCCTGCGAAGCTTCATTTCCTCACAGATGCAAGGTAGGCGTACCAAAATAAGGCAACCATGTTGGCAAACAGCACTCTGaactgaaagtaaaaaaaaaaaaaaaaacaggcagaggaaACAGGTTACAGGATACAGGAAAAGAAGACTCACAACACTTCAAGCAGACTCCATGTTTGATGACAGTCTTACCTGAACAGGCACAAAGTTGATGTTGATGAACTGGAAGGGAGTCCAAACTTTCCAGTTCATTTTCAGCGCAGTCCAGTAACTActtctcattttgttttcaaagtcTACCCACCCTTTAGCCTGAGAAGAGACGAGTCAGACAAGGTTCCAAACTATTTCACAACTTTGTACATCATTGTTTACCTACTATATGAAAGACTGTATTTCAAGTAGCTTAAACAATGGCTTGTTGTTTGATTCTGCATCAGACAAACAATGACAATGGAAGATGCATTTGTTAAATATACAATGGTCTCATCTGAAAACATTACAAAAGTCAGCCCTTAAATCATGATTAGAGGTGGTGGAGGAAGGACAAAGCTTGAGATGACCCACCTCCAGAATGGTCATAACAAAGTAGAAGAGGAGCAGAAAGCCGGGGGCAAAGACAAGTCGATCCAGCAGCAGACGTTTGACTATACAGTATGGGTCTGTGCTCGGCATCCACACCTCCATAAGCTGGTAGAAGTAATGGCTCACAGGTCCCGTGATGAACAACCTGCAACAGACAAATATTAGCGTTGCTTCCTACAGCTGAGAGATCAGTTATCAGGTAAACATATAGGATTAcattaaagtttattttctaTAAGATCAGTATATGCTGCAACTGCTAACAGTAATTCAGCAGGTATATATTATATTGCCCCACCATTGTAGTGTCACTTGAAGTGTCTACATTCATTTTCTTCCAATAACTGAGCCCAAGTTCAGCTACCACAGCACAATCAATCCTCTTTAAAAACTTTTCTTTGTGTACAAATCGCTATTTGgtgttcataaaacataatcACATGCAGCTCACCCATAAACGGCATAACGTGCAGCTCCAGCGGCGTCAAGCTCCTTGACTGGAGCTCCATTTTTGGCCTTTTTCTTTGCCTCCAAAGTCTGAGACAGAAGATTTCCTAAAGCTGAGAGGATGCCActaaaaacaccacagacacagataaccacatcaacacacaatGGCTGCATTCATAATAAGACATGCTGATATGATACAATTGGGGGCAAAAAGTATCTGCAACAGTagtcgggttagggttaggttgaCTTGGGGAGGTTCCCACAGAGGACGCTGATTGGCTGCAGCACAGGATCATAGGAGGTCAGTGCAAACAAAATGATCAAGAGGTCAAACATTAGAGTCAAAAGGGACTTGTCGACTGTCAACAACTGGCCAGACGGAATAAAAAGTGGCGAAAAATGTTCGCAGCCTATCCGCAGTGATGTGACTATTTCTGTCCGATAAACCAGGCGGACTTTATTGTTACTTAATATCAAACTGAGTGTGCACAGCATCTGGAAATACACACCTGCCTGTTCTGTATCAACAATCAAAGCCTGTCAGTGAGTTACTAACCTCGTTACGGACTTGGTGATAATGGGATATTTCTTCAGAAGAACCAAATACTGATGCAGCAGCCGGAGGTGGACGGACGAGTCTCGCACTGGCAAACTCTCCACGGGCATTGTCAGCTGTTTAATTAGACGACATTAACAGAGACATGAGCTCCTCTGAAGCGACTGGGACCGAAGTTGGGGCAAAGCAGCACCACGAGCACAGCCAAGGCTTCCTGCTCTGCTCACCAGACCCTGACGTCACTGCGTGCACCACAGCCACGCCCTCTGCACGTCCGACCCAAAACAGCAGGATCTTCAATGGAGACTTTACTTTTAATCAAGCTTAATAAGAGATCTTTTTACGCAATAAATAATGCAGTTCCAACTTTTTTCCAACGAGCTTTTGGTTTGAGGTGCGCAGATGTGTCTTTATTAGGtatttcagccaatcagagcactgGATGGTAAATTTATCTAAGGACCAACTCTTTTGTCGTTTTTATTGTTctaatttgttgttttattgctttctgTTTTGGCTCAGAATGCATTCACGCATAGTGATGGCGTCTCTGGTGCCACATGATGTGAAgtcttaccacacacacacataatcacgtgcacgtttacatgcacaccttattcctgtattacccggaatattcgcaatattccggttgcgcacgtgtcatgtaaacacgcaccgaacccgattaaggtcatattccggttggagagaattccgaataagccccctggaatattcctgttccaactggaatattggggcatgtaaacaccttagtcggaaaactccccaaaccggaatattcagtcacgactgtgcatactcgactcacaaggaattctgtggcgcagggttgccaactctcactcattggccgtgacagtcacgcattcagcctcaatctcacgctctcacgctcGAGAGAGAAATCTcgccaaatctgacttgttttctattgtaaatttttccactccatccggtcaggtgtgctggatctggttgattattattattagttgattattgattgtgcaatgccgcgactcgcggaagcaggaggacggcatgatttacgttgtatccacgttcgcacgctgcgtgcatgactgtgcatgtgctcgtgcatgagcgcccgtaccatGAGCGCCCataccgtactggagcacaccccctccaaccgtggttaagttgatttaattaaacagtcaaacgttactttggtggtccataGATTAATTTTTAtaatgtggattgaagtttgcctagcccatataaatgctcgggaaatcgggaaaaataagaggtgtaggctattaattcaggcataggactgtatGTAGTCCTATTGTTAAGGTATGCATATAAAGTCCCCCGaaacgccgaaacacgggggcatgccaagtaacatgtaaacggaatattccagttgccgcggcgcagttaccttagccggaatattgagccgaaccggaatatggtgtgcatgtaaacgcaggGCCTGATCACACGATTTATTTTGAACTGTAGCACATAACACATCTATACACTGCTTCTACCTGGTGCACACAGGGGAGTGGCTCTTTTCCAAGTGGAGCTTAAAGTTGCCCTTCAATACAGCATGCATGTTTACCTTCCAGTCACACTATGTAGTGCCAGAGTTTTAAGgaaaaataagcaaacagaTTCATAAAGAAAAGCATAGCCTACTATTTGGGGCGTTTCTCTTTATAACCAACCCTCACAAATCTCTAAAACCTGATATTATCAACATAAGAAACATGGAGCTATTCTACGACTGACTTGTTTTGAGCCTTTACatcaaaaataatttcatttacaACAGAGGTAAAGGATGCAAACCAGAGAATGTGATAGGGGAAATGGGAAAAAGAGAAACTCTTTGGGTAATGTCCTCAGATTTGGCGACTTTTTGTCTCTCATGTCCCTACAGGACCTCTTGATTGCAATCTGTGCCTGGGTTTTCATCCATTTCTGTAATTAGCAGACAGGATCAAATACTGTTCATGAAATATGTCACTAACTTAGTTTTACAGGAATCAAGGCAATTTGGATTATCTTCATCAACTCAATTTCACACAAAGGAAGTAAAACGTTTCGATTTGacctcttatttatttttcctgggCTGGTGGGCACACTCGAGTAAGCAACTGATCCCGGGACACTGCTCCTGAGCATGGACAGCATCTACTGCCTCTGCTCCCAtgggcaggaaaaaaataacaagatgGCATCTGAGAAAGTGGGCATGTTGTAGATTTGCTTCACAGAGAAAAACTCATatgtaatatataaaaaaggtaCATTCACTATGGAATCAaagtttcagtaaaaaaaaaaagtttaatgtgctaaaaaaaacatacacaaacatatttacagtgttCGACTGACTATAGCGTTGCAGCTGAAAACCTATACAGCTGTatcagaagaagaggaaaattgAAGGTGTAGCGCAACACACAACAGTGCAAACTGCCAAAATGAACACTTTTAGGAAAGGAAATTGTGCCAACTGCTTTGTTGAAAGCAAAGAAAATCAGCTTATGGGTTGGTCTCTTTCTGTAGTTGATCGACACACATGCACCATGGCTGACATTTCAGAGCATCTTCCAGTCGATAGGCTTCTTTCCAGATTTGATCAGCATCTCATTGGCCTTTGAGAAATGCTTGCACCCAAAGAAGCCGCGATGAACAGACAAAGGAGATGGATGTACGGTCTGCAGAATGTGGTGACGTTTCTGTAAACCACAAATATCAGAAGGTTTTAGTTGATGGAGGTGTTGCCGGAGGCGTGCATGTTAACACAGGAGATGGTCCACCTACCCTGTTGATAGCAGCCCCTTTCTTCTGCGCGTACGAACCCCACAGCATGAAGACAAGACCATCCAAGTTGGTGCTGAGCCACTGCACCACAGCGTCAGTGAAGGTCTCCCAGCCTTTATCTTTGTGGGAGTTGGCCTGATGTGCTCGGACAGTCAGCACAGCGTTGAGCAGCAGCACACCTGACAACCCACGCCACAGATGGAGAAAAGGGCGGTCAAATACTGGCAAGACAGCTCACTTGGTGTGAACACATTCAGTACGTTGGTTTTTGTTCAGTACCTTGTTTAGCCCAACCAGTCAGATCTCCATGCCCGGGGTGCTCGAAGCCTTCAATGTCAGAGGCCAACTCCTTGTACATGTTCACCAAACTGAGAATGACAGGGTTTCATAATCCAATCAATACATTAAAAAGACAAGCAGGATTATTAATACCACCAGACATGGGAATAAAACGGACCACCAGTTAAATGCAATGCAAGATATTTATCAATGATAAGAGAATGATCAAAGACCGATCCCATAAAAacttttctgtgcatgtgttgcaATACTTTggtaatacaaaaaaaaaaaaaaaaattttacaTTGGATGCTACTATGTTTACCTTGGTGGAGGTGGAACTGGTTTTTGCACACTAAAGCACAATCCATGGGCTTGGTTGGGACCGTGATACGGATCCTGGCCAAGAATCACCACTTTGACCTGTATTTACAATTACAactcacatttggcagatgtttttatccaaagcgatgtaaaatatgagatttttttttatacaccacaGGCAAAGATCAATTCagagaacaacaacatcaagtGCACAGAGGAAGCATAGACATTGGCTGTACAAAACATTTTGGTGGACTTAACATCTTGCACATGGACAGTGAATGCCGGCTCTGGTCAAGAAGGTTGGCTGTGTAGTGGTAGCTGCTTTTTGTTAAGTTAGAAGAAATTCACTTTACAAAGTCTTGCACCTGAAATCTGATACTTAAACTTTACAGAGGCCTTTATAGTGGCGGGTGTGTTGGAATTTAGGATGTCAAGCCATAAGTACATTAAAGCCAAACAGACAGCTGACTGGTGTGTATCTGGGTGCCAGAGGAGGTCACAGGTAAATGACAGGACAGTTTTATTGGACTCACATCTCGTATGTCACACATCTGAGTCCAGGTGAAGACATGTTCAACAGGTGGGTACACTGTGTGGCGTTTCCTCTCGTCAGAAACAAAGGCCATCAACTGCGACAGAAAGCAGGTGGCAACTGGTtaaaaacacatatgcacaacagCAAAGAGGCACAGCGTGTGGGAGATTAAATAAAAGGTCGTTTCCTCCTCACTTGTTTGAAATAGGGCTTTCCAAACTCCGCGGACAGCCCCTTCCTCCAGCTCTCCCCGACTCCAGGAGGCGCCTGACTGGAGGAGAGTTTCTCCAGAGCTGCTCTCTTGTTCTGGGCGATCCGGTCCAGCTGCTCCTGGGTCAGAGCCTGAGGCGGAGGGGACGTCGGCTCTCCCTCTGCGGCGGAGGACTTCAGCTTCTTCTTTCCGATCTTTGTATATTGAGCGAAACACAAAGCTGGTGAGGCGGCTGCAGCTGGTCGTGGAAGCAGTTTTAGAGACGGCCTACAgcgcaacacaaacattctcgCACCGCAACGCGtggttttctgtgttgtttagtgagcaacaaacaacaacagtgccGCTTGTGAACACAGCCTGGATGACGACGTGCACCGTGTGAAGTCCAACCTATCGCGGGATGTTGCGAGCACAAGAAATACATCAAAGAGGAGATGAAATGCCGCAACATTAAAGTGAGTGGTATATTCATATtaatattaaacacacacacacacacacatacacgcatggGTTGTATTATACATGACGTTACAAGCATGCACCCAAGCTAATTAGCCATGCAGTTAAACCAGGATCACCGGACCTACCGCTGCATCCTCTTTAGTTTCATCCAGATCCTTTGAAATCCTCTTTTTGGAAACTGgcgaaaaaaatgaactgatacTTTTCTGTCCGATCATg from Myripristis murdjan chromosome 9, fMyrMur1.1, whole genome shotgun sequence encodes:
- the gatc gene encoding glutamyl-tRNA(Gln) amidotransferase subunit C, mitochondrial, with amino-acid sequence MIVFSLTSARQSLGVSLKLMRPSLRLRIRGHFCPESHVREATRPYSSHTHNPKVPKAATWEPVLEDQLPPPAKIPADLVDKLERLALVDFRTKQGLVCLERAIRFADQLHVVDTDGVEPMDSVLEDRVLYLRDDAVVEGDCAEELLQLPKSTVEEYFVAPPGNIPLPKREERTAMLKHSEL
- the isg15 gene encoding ubiquitin-like protein ISG15; translated protein: MDLIITMLNGESQPVSVQPDTTVQSLKVLIHQLLRVPPGEQRLLYENGQKISLSDDSKTLTSYGLRAGSKVWVLRTEASVFQVFLKNEKGQISTHNITAAETVDDFKKKVKAREGVPVDQQRLIYEGRQMDNGKLTDYNVREGSTIYLTLRLRGG
- the pxmp2 gene encoding peroxisomal membrane protein 2 gives rise to the protein MPVESLPVRDSSVHLRLLHQYLVLLKKYPIITKSVTSGILSALGNLLSQTLEAKKKAKNGAPVKELDAAGAARYAVYGLFITGPVSHYFYQLMEVWMPSTDPYCIVKRLLLDRLVFAPGFLLLFYFVMTILEAKGWVDFENKMRSSYWTALKMNWKVWTPFQFININFVPVQFRVLFANMVALFWYAYLASVRK
- the unga gene encoding uracil-DNA glycosylase isoform X2, translating into MDRSLKRKAPPLMIGKKKLKSSAAEGEPTSPPPQALTQEQLDRIAQNKRAALEKLSSSQAPPGVGESWRKGLSAEFGKPYFKQLMAFVSDERKRHTVYPPVEHVFTWTQMCDIRDVKVVILGQDPYHGPNQAHGLCFSVQKPVPPPPSLVNMYKELASDIEGFEHPGHGDLTGWAKQGVLLLNAVLTVRAHQANSHKDKGWETFTDAVVQWLSTNLDGLVFMLWGSYAQKKGAAINRKRHHILQTVHPSPLSVHRGFFGCKHFSKANEMLIKSGKKPIDWKML
- the unga gene encoding uracil-DNA glycosylase isoform X1, whose amino-acid sequence is MIGQKSISSFFSPVSKKRISKDLDETKEDAAIGKKKLKSSAAEGEPTSPPPQALTQEQLDRIAQNKRAALEKLSSSQAPPGVGESWRKGLSAEFGKPYFKQLMAFVSDERKRHTVYPPVEHVFTWTQMCDIRDVKVVILGQDPYHGPNQAHGLCFSVQKPVPPPPSLVNMYKELASDIEGFEHPGHGDLTGWAKQGVLLLNAVLTVRAHQANSHKDKGWETFTDAVVQWLSTNLDGLVFMLWGSYAQKKGAAINRKRHHILQTVHPSPLSVHRGFFGCKHFSKANEMLIKSGKKPIDWKML